A genomic segment from Desulfurispirillum indicum S5 encodes:
- a CDS encoding tyrosine-type recombinase/integrase has protein sequence MNTTMPQDPSFNKLYQKHLKCLKLGGLQPKTIDAYARALRRIGHYFDGNVCDLSSDQLLDYFTELLDTHSWSAVKLDLYGLKFFYSEVLRKPWENILLIKPPKASRIPDILSVEQAGRLFAATSTLSYKVFFFTCYSMGLRLGEGIRLTVDDIDTGNMRVHIRDAKGNKDRLVPLPDKTLQVLREFWAVHRHPCFLFPSRKRGLKNAHLVDLPLDRGGIQSAMQSVVRHLGLRRISCYSLRHSYATHMLEAGVDLLELQQILGHVSILTTARYTHLTATTANNTRVVVNSIVNSFDLTWRGRK, from the coding sequence ATGAACACCACCATGCCGCAAGATCCGAGTTTCAACAAACTGTACCAGAAGCACCTCAAATGTCTCAAGCTAGGGGGCCTGCAACCTAAAACTATTGATGCCTATGCTCGTGCGCTCCGGCGCATTGGTCACTATTTCGATGGCAACGTTTGTGATCTTTCATCCGATCAATTACTTGATTATTTCACCGAGCTTCTGGATACGCACTCCTGGAGTGCGGTCAAGCTCGATCTCTACGGACTGAAATTCTTCTATTCCGAGGTGTTACGCAAGCCTTGGGAGAATATCCTCCTGATTAAGCCCCCAAAAGCTTCCAGAATCCCTGATATTCTGTCAGTGGAGCAGGCCGGACGGTTATTCGCCGCAACCAGCACTTTGAGCTATAAGGTCTTCTTTTTCACCTGCTACAGCATGGGCTTGCGCCTTGGTGAAGGTATCCGCCTTACGGTAGATGATATTGATACAGGCAATATGCGGGTGCATATTCGCGATGCCAAAGGGAACAAGGATCGCTTGGTGCCGCTGCCCGATAAGACGTTGCAGGTCTTGCGAGAGTTCTGGGCGGTGCATCGGCATCCTTGCTTTCTTTTCCCCAGCAGGAAAAGGGGCCTGAAGAATGCCCACCTGGTTGATCTGCCTCTGGATAGGGGAGGTATCCAGTCTGCTATGCAAAGCGTGGTTCGGCATCTTGGTCTGAGAAGAATATCATGCTATTCCCTGCGCCACAGTTATGCCACCCATATGCTGGAAGCTGGAGTAGATCTGCTTGAGCTGCAGCAGATTCTTGGCCATGTCAGCATTCTGACCACTGCCAGGTACACCCACCTGACTGCCACAACGGCCAATAATACAAGGGTGGTCGTCAACTCCATTGTGAACTCTTTCGACCTGACGTGGAGGGGGCGAAAATAA
- a CDS encoding type II toxin-antitoxin system Phd/YefM family antitoxin translates to MKVELVTNLKRQATRILADLHESKEAVLITEHGQPSAYLVDVQDYEFMQRRLALLEGLSKGERAILEGRTTSHEKAKERMQKWLK, encoded by the coding sequence ATGAAAGTTGAGCTTGTAACCAATCTAAAGCGTCAAGCGACAAGAATTCTTGCTGATCTGCATGAGAGCAAGGAAGCGGTCCTGATCACAGAACACGGCCAGCCATCCGCTTACCTGGTCGATGTTCAGGATTACGAATTCATGCAGCGCAGGCTGGCGCTGCTGGAAGGATTGTCCAAGGGAGAAAGGGCCATTCTGGAGGGCAGAACGACCTCCCATGAAAAGGCCAAAGAGCGGATGCAAAAGTGGCTGAAATAG
- a CDS encoding type II toxin-antitoxin system RelE/ParE family toxin, with product MAEIVWTDPALDQLEEIADYIALDKPEAAAGLVKKIFSTVDRLGQFPDSGHVPPEIPGSIYREISVRPCRIFYRQDKGVVFIVHVMREEMLLRKFLLDEELNS from the coding sequence GTGGCTGAAATAGTATGGACGGATCCCGCACTGGATCAACTGGAAGAAATCGCAGATTACATCGCGTTGGATAAGCCGGAAGCTGCCGCAGGGCTTGTTAAGAAAATATTTTCAACCGTGGATCGGCTTGGGCAGTTTCCGGATTCGGGACATGTCCCCCCCGAGATTCCAGGCTCGATATATCGTGAAATTTCTGTCAGGCCATGTCGAATATTTTACCGTCAAGACAAGGGTGTGGTTTTCATTGTTCACGTCATGAGGGAAGAAATGTTGTTACGTAAATTTCTTCTGGACGAGGAGTTGAACAGCTAA
- a CDS encoding PDZ domain-containing protein: MRILILLVAAITLAGCAQSGYKQFYNPYVDARTLPDVELISESEEPQVFGTDNFDRDILILRSKKYIPVGYSSFNGGYEDTKNAAAQAKRVGATIVLVSSQYTNTQTTTSTLLLPDNKTTYHSGSVYGNTSYNSANSGYLGNSTTTGTYSGTSTTYGTKAVPITSHQRRYDQSAVYFVKSNQKYKFGVQFNDLTPAQRTQYERNTGVLINVVIEDSPAFYSNVLAGDVLVAVDGATVKNTNHAMQLMGSVPPSQEHSVLKVIRNGQEKDIQVQF, encoded by the coding sequence ATGAGAATCCTAATTTTATTGGTAGCCGCTATTACTTTGGCTGGGTGTGCTCAAAGTGGATACAAGCAATTCTATAATCCATACGTAGATGCTAGAACACTGCCTGATGTGGAGCTTATATCAGAAAGTGAAGAGCCACAGGTTTTTGGCACCGATAATTTTGACCGAGATATTCTCATTCTCCGTTCAAAGAAGTACATACCTGTAGGCTACTCTTCTTTTAATGGTGGTTACGAAGATACGAAAAACGCAGCGGCACAGGCCAAGAGAGTTGGTGCAACTATTGTGCTTGTAAGCTCTCAATACACAAACACCCAAACAACAACTTCAACATTATTATTACCCGACAATAAGACCACATATCATTCGGGTTCAGTCTACGGCAATACCTCATATAACAGTGCCAATAGTGGCTACCTGGGCAATAGCACTACGACAGGCACATACAGCGGCACATCTACGACTTATGGCACTAAGGCTGTTCCAATAACTTCGCATCAGCGTCGCTATGATCAAAGCGCAGTATATTTTGTTAAGTCAAACCAAAAGTATAAGTTTGGGGTGCAGTTTAACGATCTAACTCCAGCACAAAGAACCCAGTACGAACGAAATACTGGCGTTCTTATAAATGTCGTTATAGAAGATAGTCCGGCTTTTTACTCCAATGTTCTTGCAGGTGATGTACTTGTTGCTGTAGATGGCGCAACAGTCAAGAATACGAATCACGCTATGCAGTTAATGGGAAGTGTCCCGCCCTCTCAAGAACATTCGGTTTTAAAAGTAATTCGAAATGGCCAAGAAAAAGACATTCAGGTTCAGTTCTAA
- a CDS encoding HNH endonuclease, with product MNRKQFIESLGATCRNWTWSWSFVNEKKKVVIFGAWDRNTDGNTSLILSEDWEVGRKGRKQPAYEQAREHIRLVEEEGYKLMTFPMKYSDANKGEDGTGPAKIEGFEPKLTEKSLKKVAGKWYASDGLLGSLLPEEVESPEQFIEGASKVIAVNTYERNAEARAKCIKHHGYECAVCKFDFAAFYGSIGEKYIHVHHVVPLSEIGREYILNPIKDLVPICPNCHAIIHRTRPAIDVEQLRRHLEERNGKDT from the coding sequence ATGAATAGAAAGCAGTTTATCGAATCCCTGGGCGCTACCTGTCGGAATTGGACGTGGAGCTGGTCGTTCGTTAACGAAAAGAAAAAGGTGGTCATCTTTGGCGCTTGGGACAGGAACACCGATGGCAACACGTCCCTAATCCTCAGTGAAGACTGGGAGGTTGGCCGTAAAGGACGGAAGCAGCCGGCATATGAACAGGCCAGAGAACACATAAGACTCGTCGAAGAGGAAGGTTATAAGTTGATGACCTTCCCGATGAAGTACTCGGACGCGAACAAGGGTGAGGATGGCACCGGCCCAGCCAAGATCGAAGGATTCGAGCCGAAACTTACAGAAAAGTCTCTCAAGAAGGTTGCTGGGAAGTGGTACGCGTCCGATGGCCTGTTGGGAAGCCTTCTTCCCGAAGAGGTCGAGTCGCCTGAGCAGTTCATCGAAGGAGCGTCGAAGGTCATTGCCGTTAACACCTACGAGCGGAACGCCGAGGCGCGAGCCAAATGCATAAAGCATCACGGCTATGAGTGTGCCGTATGCAAGTTCGACTTTGCGGCGTTCTACGGTTCAATCGGGGAAAAGTACATTCATGTCCATCATGTGGTCCCGCTCTCGGAGATCGGGCGAGAGTACATTCTGAATCCAATCAAAGACCTCGTTCCGATCTGCCCTAACTGCCATGCCATCATCCATCGCACGCGGCCGGCTATAGACGTGGAGCAGTTAAGGAGGCATTTGGAGGAGAGAAATGGCAAAGACACATAA
- a CDS encoding type II toxin-antitoxin system Phd/YefM family antitoxin, which yields MKVELVTNLKRQATKILADLHESKEAVLITEHGQPSAYLVDVQDYEFMQRRLALLEGLSKGERAILEGRTTSHEKAKERMQKWLK from the coding sequence ATGAAAGTTGAGCTTGTAACCAATCTAAAGCGTCAAGCGACAAAAATTCTTGCTGATCTGCATGAGAGCAAGGAAGCGGTCCTGATCACAGAACACGGCCAGCCATCCGCTTACCTGGTCGATGTTCAGGATTACGAATTCATGCAGCGCAGGCTGGCGCTGCTGGAAGGATTGTCCAAGGGAGAAAGGGCCATTCTGGAGGGCAGAACGACCTCCCATGAAAAGGCCAAAGAGCGGATGCAAAAGTGGCTGAAATAG
- a CDS encoding PepSY-associated TM helix domain-containing protein, which yields MNTLYRFFFRISKPIHKYLGLVLCLYFLAMGASGLLLNNPGWIRSMSVSWNLTPVNYEYQNWNRMLVRQGFIDSDDTWFVAGKAGVLRGDDGVFTALEQGFPRALYERDTSALLPLDGGLLAATRGGLYAFDRSQQSWRQLELPGAGRSPHVVDVVRAGQQIVAFTARQVFVAEADELSFRPVELTVADENFRGRVPLFRILHDIHNGTIIGLPGKLLVDVVGLALVFLSISCLVIWYVPRRNRWFARWRRNPGTFFRFNWRYHLKVGVYAVAFLAVLAISGALLRPPLLIAIAPYSMEREHPLLSFSERSHGLGGKIQRALYSTWDNSILLATESGFWRGPADFSAPFRPASVPISIHGMGATVLEEMEPGLFLVGSFSGLFVWEELSQRVWRLPRPGLRGGNPFMSNDLVSGVILQEGYPRFRLDYHDGMLPLSAQRADIPPAMPREIARNTPLSLWHYLFEFHNGRIFEKWLGTSYMLVVPIGGILLLIIGLSGLYDWWYRRRKAKQKKRMESAQTEE from the coding sequence TTGAACACATTGTACCGTTTTTTCTTTCGTATTTCAAAACCTATTCATAAGTATCTCGGACTCGTCCTGTGTTTGTATTTTCTGGCCATGGGAGCCAGCGGCCTTCTGCTGAACAATCCCGGCTGGATTCGCTCCATGTCCGTTTCGTGGAACCTGACCCCTGTCAACTATGAGTACCAGAACTGGAACCGCATGCTGGTGCGCCAGGGATTTATTGACTCCGACGACACCTGGTTTGTGGCGGGCAAAGCCGGAGTGCTGCGCGGTGACGACGGCGTGTTCACCGCACTGGAACAGGGTTTTCCCCGTGCACTGTACGAACGGGACACCTCGGCCCTGCTGCCCCTGGATGGCGGCCTGCTGGCGGCAACCCGTGGCGGACTCTATGCCTTTGATCGCTCGCAGCAGTCCTGGCGACAGCTGGAACTGCCAGGAGCTGGCCGCTCCCCCCACGTGGTGGACGTGGTACGGGCTGGCCAGCAGATCGTCGCCTTCACCGCCCGTCAGGTGTTTGTGGCAGAGGCCGATGAACTCTCTTTCCGACCCGTGGAGCTGACCGTCGCCGATGAAAACTTCCGTGGACGGGTTCCCCTGTTCCGGATACTGCACGACATCCACAACGGCACCATCATCGGCCTGCCCGGCAAACTGCTGGTGGATGTGGTCGGACTGGCCCTGGTATTCCTGAGCATCAGCTGCCTGGTGATCTGGTATGTGCCGCGCCGCAACCGCTGGTTTGCCCGCTGGCGCAGAAACCCCGGCACCTTCTTCCGCTTCAACTGGCGCTACCACCTGAAAGTGGGCGTATACGCCGTGGCCTTCCTGGCCGTGCTGGCCATCAGTGGCGCCCTCCTGCGTCCGCCCCTGCTCATTGCCATTGCCCCCTATTCCATGGAACGGGAGCACCCCCTGCTGAGCTTTTCCGAACGCTCCCACGGCCTGGGCGGCAAGATACAGCGCGCCCTTTACTCCACCTGGGACAACAGCATTCTGCTGGCCACGGAAAGCGGCTTCTGGCGTGGGCCAGCTGATTTTTCCGCGCCCTTTCGTCCCGCCTCAGTGCCGATTTCCATCCATGGCATGGGAGCGACCGTGCTGGAAGAGATGGAGCCGGGACTCTTCCTGGTCGGCTCATTTTCCGGCCTCTTCGTGTGGGAGGAACTCTCGCAGCGAGTCTGGCGCCTGCCAAGGCCCGGGCTGCGTGGCGGCAACCCCTTCATGAGCAACGACCTGGTCAGTGGCGTGATCCTGCAGGAAGGGTATCCCCGCTTCCGCCTGGACTACCACGACGGCATGCTGCCCCTCAGCGCCCAGCGTGCCGATATTCCACCCGCCATGCCCCGCGAGATAGCCCGCAACACCCCCCTCTCCCTGTGGCACTACCTCTTCGAGTTCCATAACGGGCGTATCTTTGAAAAGTGGCTGGGCACAAGCTACATGCTGGTGGTTCCCATCGGAGGCATACTGCTGCTGATCATCGGGCTCAGTGGCCTGTACGACTGGTGGTATCGCCGCCGGAAGGCAAAGCAGAAAAAGCGCATGGAAAGCGCACAGACAGAGGAATAG
- a CDS encoding PilZ domain-containing protein, producing the protein MGRDSRKATRRNLIYYFPVYTQGSHRLLGRIVDLTDKGFMLVHEEPLPQGHYFDVYVKFPAEAREWEKIHVPLRVLSRWSKRDINDSLLATGFEFIDKSEEAEYHINRVIMTYNFEKQVT; encoded by the coding sequence ATGGGAAGAGACAGCCGCAAGGCAACCCGCCGCAATCTTATCTACTACTTCCCCGTCTATACACAGGGGTCCCATCGGCTGCTGGGGCGCATTGTCGACCTGACCGACAAGGGGTTCATGCTCGTCCACGAGGAGCCCCTGCCCCAGGGTCACTACTTTGATGTGTATGTGAAGTTTCCCGCTGAAGCGCGGGAGTGGGAGAAAATTCACGTCCCTCTACGCGTTCTGAGCCGCTGGAGCAAGCGCGACATCAACGACAGCCTGCTGGCCACCGGCTTTGAGTTCATCGATAAATCCGAAGAGGCGGAATATCACATCAATCGCGTTATCATGACCTATAACTTTGAAAAACAGGTGACCTGA
- the htpG gene encoding molecular chaperone HtpG has product MTAQTMEFKTEVQQLLDLMIHSLYSHKEIFLRELISNASDAIDKVRYLSLTNSGLLEGEGDGKIKIAIDKDAATITISDNGIGMNRDDVIKSLGTIAHSGTKEFIQALKSEEVQNNPELIGQFGVGFYSTFMVASKVTVRTRKAGEPAESGVVWESAADGSYTIDACTKENKGTEITLVMKDDEKEFLDQWTLRGIVRRYSDYIEYPIVMDVEKTEGEGDDAKKVISEETLNSQKAIWLKDKSDVSAEEYNEFYKHIAHDFTDPAKVIHYRAEGTSEFSALLYLPSRAPFDLFYKEFKIGPTLYVRRVQIMEHCEDLVPLYLRFVKGVVDSSDLPLNVSREILQKNRQVEQMRKTITKKVLDTLGEMKRDENDAYLGFYGEFGKVLKEGIHYDPTRKDTIADLLLFESTHTEVGKLTDLQSYIGHMPAEQEHIYYITGASRRELEGSPYLEAFKEKGYEVLFMLDEIDDFIVSSLHTYQEKEFKSAVKGDITLDKENEEKKKEAQEKHKDLLELIKNELGESVKEVRLSGRLKDSPCCLVAGEADMDPQMEKILKSMGQEVPSGSRILELNPDHLLFSAMNGLYEKDKDSGTLKEYARLLYDQALILEGSKPTDPAAYARSVARIMAENAMR; this is encoded by the coding sequence ATGACAGCCCAAACCATGGAATTCAAGACGGAAGTTCAGCAACTGCTCGACCTGATGATCCACTCCCTCTACTCCCACAAGGAGATCTTCCTGCGGGAGCTCATATCCAACGCTTCCGACGCCATCGACAAGGTGCGCTATCTTTCCCTGACCAACAGCGGTCTGCTGGAGGGCGAGGGCGACGGCAAGATCAAAATTGCCATCGACAAGGATGCCGCCACCATCACCATCAGCGATAACGGCATCGGCATGAACCGTGACGATGTCATCAAGTCCCTGGGCACCATCGCCCACTCCGGCACCAAGGAGTTCATCCAGGCCCTCAAGAGCGAAGAGGTGCAGAATAATCCTGAGCTGATCGGCCAGTTCGGCGTCGGCTTCTACTCCACCTTTATGGTGGCCTCCAAAGTCACCGTGCGCACCCGCAAGGCCGGTGAGCCCGCTGAAAGTGGCGTGGTCTGGGAGTCTGCCGCCGATGGTTCCTATACCATCGATGCCTGCACCAAGGAAAACAAGGGGACGGAAATTACCCTGGTGATGAAGGATGACGAGAAGGAGTTCCTGGACCAGTGGACTCTGCGCGGTATCGTGCGCCGCTACTCCGACTATATCGAATATCCCATCGTCATGGATGTGGAGAAGACCGAAGGCGAGGGCGACGACGCGAAAAAGGTCATCAGCGAGGAGACCCTCAACTCCCAGAAAGCCATCTGGCTCAAGGACAAGTCCGACGTCAGCGCCGAAGAGTACAACGAGTTCTACAAGCATATCGCCCACGATTTCACCGACCCGGCCAAGGTCATCCACTACCGTGCCGAAGGCACCAGCGAGTTTTCGGCTCTGCTCTACCTGCCCTCGCGTGCGCCCTTTGACCTCTTCTACAAAGAGTTCAAAATCGGCCCCACCCTCTATGTGCGCCGCGTGCAGATCATGGAGCACTGCGAAGACCTGGTTCCTCTCTACCTGCGCTTTGTCAAAGGCGTTGTGGACTCCTCCGACCTGCCCCTCAACGTCTCCCGTGAAATCCTGCAGAAAAACCGCCAGGTGGAACAGATGCGCAAGACCATCACCAAGAAGGTGCTGGACACACTGGGTGAAATGAAGCGCGACGAAAACGACGCCTATCTCGGCTTCTATGGGGAGTTCGGCAAGGTGCTCAAGGAGGGCATCCACTACGATCCCACCCGCAAGGACACCATCGCCGACCTGCTGCTCTTCGAGTCCACCCACACCGAAGTGGGCAAGCTGACCGACCTGCAGTCCTACATTGGCCACATGCCCGCCGAGCAGGAGCACATCTACTACATCACCGGCGCCAGCCGCCGCGAACTGGAGGGTTCACCCTACCTGGAGGCCTTCAAGGAAAAGGGCTACGAAGTGCTTTTCATGCTGGATGAAATCGACGACTTCATCGTCAGCAGCCTGCACACGTACCAGGAAAAGGAATTCAAGTCCGCCGTCAAGGGCGACATTACCCTGGATAAAGAGAACGAAGAGAAGAAAAAAGAGGCCCAGGAGAAGCACAAAGACCTGCTGGAGCTGATCAAAAACGAACTGGGCGAAAGCGTCAAGGAAGTGCGCCTCTCCGGTCGCCTCAAGGACTCTCCCTGCTGCCTCGTGGCCGGGGAAGCCGACATGGACCCCCAGATGGAAAAGATCCTCAAGTCCATGGGCCAGGAAGTACCTTCCGGCAGCCGCATCCTGGAACTGAATCCCGACCACCTGCTCTTCAGCGCCATGAATGGCCTGTACGAAAAGGACAAGGACAGCGGCACCCTGAAGGAGTACGCCCGCCTGCTCTACGACCAGGCCCTTATCCTGGAAGGCTCCAAACCCACCGACCCCGCCGCTTACGCCCGTTCCGTCGCGCGCATTATGGCCGAGAATGCCATGCGCTGA
- a CDS encoding D-glycero-alpha-D-manno-heptose-1,7-bisphosphate 7-phosphatase: MPFSAIFLDRDGTINRELEYLHRIADFAYEKEVPQALQVLRALCDHLVVVTNQSGIGRGYYRQEQMDELNRFMVDDLRDRYDVAIDAIYHCPHHPSRDGECLCRKPLPGMLLQAAREHGIDLQRAWIIGDKDADILAGYAAGCQGGILVQTGHGREYDNFTPPQERPFAFQRCATLLEAARFLQDQ, encoded by the coding sequence ATGCCCTTCAGCGCCATTTTCCTTGACCGCGACGGCACCATCAATCGCGAACTCGAATACCTGCACCGCATTGCGGATTTCGCCTACGAAAAAGAGGTTCCCCAGGCCCTGCAGGTGCTGCGCGCCCTGTGCGACCACCTGGTGGTGGTCACCAATCAGTCCGGCATCGGGCGCGGCTACTACCGCCAGGAGCAGATGGATGAGCTGAACCGCTTCATGGTGGATGACCTGCGCGACCGCTACGATGTCGCCATCGACGCCATCTACCACTGCCCCCACCACCCCTCACGAGACGGGGAGTGCCTGTGCCGCAAACCCTTGCCGGGAATGCTGCTGCAGGCTGCCCGTGAACACGGGATCGACCTGCAGCGGGCGTGGATCATCGGCGACAAGGACGCCGACATCCTGGCGGGCTACGCCGCGGGATGCCAGGGGGGCATCCTGGTCCAGACCGGCCACGGCAGGGAATATGACAACTTCACGCCCCCCCAGGAGCGTCCCTTTGCCTTCCAGCGCTGCGCCACCCTGCTGGAGGCCGCCCGCTTTCTGCAAGACCAGTAG
- the dnaJ gene encoding molecular chaperone DnaJ, which produces MAKRDYYEVLGVNKNASETEIKKAYRKLAIQYHPDKNPGDKEAEEKFKEASEAYEVLSDPQKRTQYDQFGHSTNGGFGNYQSHGYSNVNFEDIFGDFEDIFNMFGGGGSRRSSGRSGTQRRQGSDLLFELEITFEEAAFGATRQIKVPKMETCTKCGGSGANSPEDVETCATCGGRGQVRRTQGFFSLTQTCPDCRGAGRKIKNKCSHCHGVGKVRVEKSLSVNIPAGVETGNRLRLNGEGESGQNGGPAGDLYIQLTVKPHAIFEREGNNVYCDVPVSFVTVTLGGEVEVPTLTGKAKLKIPEGTQTGKIFRLKGKGIADIHGRTIGDQLVRIVVHTPTKLSARQKELLLELQKELGDSAASGNGFWDKVKGMFE; this is translated from the coding sequence ATGGCAAAACGTGATTATTACGAAGTGCTCGGGGTCAACAAGAACGCCTCGGAGACCGAAATAAAAAAGGCTTACCGCAAGCTGGCCATCCAGTACCACCCTGATAAGAATCCGGGGGACAAGGAAGCCGAGGAGAAGTTCAAGGAAGCCAGCGAAGCCTACGAGGTGCTCAGCGACCCCCAGAAGCGCACCCAGTACGATCAGTTCGGCCACTCCACCAATGGCGGTTTCGGAAACTACCAGAGCCATGGTTACAGCAATGTCAACTTCGAAGACATCTTTGGTGACTTCGAGGATATCTTCAATATGTTCGGCGGCGGAGGTTCACGTCGCTCTTCCGGTCGCAGCGGCACTCAGCGTCGCCAGGGCTCCGACCTGCTCTTTGAACTGGAAATCACCTTTGAGGAAGCGGCCTTCGGGGCTACCCGGCAGATCAAGGTTCCCAAAATGGAAACCTGCACCAAATGCGGTGGCAGCGGTGCCAACTCCCCTGAGGATGTGGAGACCTGCGCCACCTGTGGCGGACGCGGCCAGGTGCGCCGCACCCAGGGCTTCTTCAGCCTGACCCAGACCTGCCCCGACTGCCGTGGTGCCGGCAGGAAGATCAAGAATAAGTGCTCCCACTGCCATGGTGTCGGCAAGGTGCGGGTGGAAAAATCCCTCTCCGTCAATATCCCCGCCGGAGTGGAGACCGGCAACCGCCTGCGCCTCAATGGCGAAGGGGAGAGCGGCCAGAACGGCGGCCCCGCAGGTGACCTGTACATCCAGCTGACCGTGAAGCCCCATGCCATCTTCGAGCGCGAAGGCAATAACGTCTACTGCGATGTCCCCGTCTCTTTCGTCACCGTGACCCTGGGCGGAGAAGTGGAAGTGCCGACACTGACCGGGAAAGCCAAACTGAAGATCCCCGAAGGCACCCAGACCGGCAAGATATTCCGCCTCAAGGGCAAGGGCATTGCCGATATCCACGGACGGACCATTGGCGACCAGCTGGTGCGCATTGTGGTGCACACCCCCACTAAACTGAGCGCTCGCCAGAAAGAGCTGCTGCTTGAGCTGCAGAAGGAGCTGGGTGACAGCGCCGCATCGGGCAATGGGTTCTGGGATAAGGTCAAGGGAATGTTTGAATAG